ATCGGATGGGTTATCTGGAGGGCAAAGCAGGATCTGCCGGAAGAGCTGATTTTTCACATCAATTATTTAGGAGCTGACCAGCCCACTTTCACCCTCAATTTCTCTAAAGGTAAACCATAGTTAAAGCCAATTTTTCAATTTGGAGTTTTATTCATAAAGTACTGACATTTGCCAGTTTTGTCAGAAAGTCGGTGCTGATGACTTTTCTTTTTCATGTTCCTGGCAGGTGCCAGTCAAATAATTGCACAATACTACCAGCTCATACGTCTGGGGTTCGAGGTCAGTTAAGTAACAATTTTCTGTTTTTCTTTAAAAAGTGCTAAGCTTATATTTTTAGATTTAGAAGTGTTTTACATTCagaattgactgacattttctaggttTAATATGTTGTTTAAGATGTGTGGTcatactaagaatacacttctaagcTTAAAAGTGTTGAACATtcaaagttgactaacattctctaggcttaatatgctGCTTAGTGTGTATGGTTTAAGACTAGTCTTTTGCACATAAAAAGGACTGGTTAATCTCCACATAAAATGGTACTGTAAAAAAACTTTCAGATCTGTCAGTCACAATGTTTTTCATCAGATTTTTTGTAgttttacataatagtaatgattataaaaatttaattactgaaaatttcagaaaatctattacattttttaaaattttagaaacTGTAAAGAATGCTGTTTTGTTTTGTGTATAGATTAACCGTGTCCCACAAAAATGACGTTCTGTAGTGGTGTTGGTGCAGGGATACAGAAACATCATGGCTAATTGTGCGGCGAATGCGAAGGCACTAGCGGACGGTCTGGTGAGGACTGGGCGTTTCAACATTCTATCTAAGGAGATGGGAGTGCCACTGGTGGCCTTCTCGCTTAAAGACCGGAGCCAGCACGACGAGTACGAAATTGCAGACCATCTGAGAAGATTCGGGTGGATCGTCCCTGCGTATACAATGGCCCCTGACGCGCAGCACGTCAGCCTTTTGCGGGTGGTCGTCCGAGAAGATTTCAACCGCTCTCTGGCTGAGCGCCTCGTCCGCGACATTGAAAAAGTCGTGCACGAGCTGGATGGTCTCCCGTCTAAGCTGGTCCGCGATGTGACCGCCACGCTTGTTGAAAAGCACCCTGACTGGAAAGACTCAGCTGCTGCCCCTCTGGATAATGGGAAACTCAGGTCCGCCTTTGAGGAAGTCATTGCTTCTCAGAAGGCTGTGAAAGCGTGGAAAAAGTTCGTTCAGAATAAGGCTAACCGTGTTTGCTGACGGACCATTATTATTAACATCGTCATGCCTGCCTGCTTTCTGCTTTAGTTTGCGTTTGTTTTAATTCTGGCATTTGTGGGATGAATCTATTATAGATTTGGTCCCGGATTCTATGGATGATAGATAAAGaaccttagatttattaatagtaAATATGGTGTATTTTGCTTTTATATTTTACTTTTTTATAACTTATTTTTATAgcaattatttgtttaattctgagtgtataaatatatatacctcTTTCCCCTTTTTCTTTTTTGGGGAGAAGAGGAGGTTTTAATTAGTATTATAACAATTTgacttttaatttatttttcataatttaatgGTGAGTTgcatttttgtatattttttatgactttttttgttGGGTAGTAGGGTTTTAATGGGTATTATAATAATttgatattgaaataaataaaaaattatatatacgcATACACATATTTATACCCATTCACAcgcgtacatacatatatatgtttttttCTTTTAGATTTTTGTTAGGGATAAAGGAGTTTTAATGGGGGTATTATAACAATTAGATATtgaaaagaaataaatttaatatttttaaaattattttttatgaattaataGTGAGTATGcatattttatattctattttcTATGTGGCTTTTCTCTTGGAGGTAGAGGGGTTTTAATGGGTATTATAACATTttgatattgaaataaataatttaatagtttTAAAATTGTTCTTCATGAATAAGTCTTTGTTGTGTTAGAaaagatattttattttaatttataaaagaaatgaatgtTTAGGTAAGctgaatttttatatataataaaattatataatagtaattaaaaaattaaaatcattaaaGTTATAGAATTTATGAGAGGTGGTCACAAGTCATGAAGAGAGAGTTAATCCAAGAAGTCTTAACTACTGAGATAACATCATTTACCCAAACACAATTTTTTTAATTACCAAAACAAGAGTAAGGACTTAACTTGTTtaggaatttattttattttttatgtacaaTTGCTTGGTgatataatttgatgttttggtatCACATATATGAGAATTGTGTTCTAAGAGGTTGAGATTAATTTGTTCTTTAATTTGGTTCAATCTCACACTACAAAACTTGTTTGTGGCTTTCATATTGAATATGCAATAGTGACCCTCAATTGTACCTTTGACCTATGCATTatttaccttgaaatttttgtttaCTTTTGTTATCTAAAAGTGATAGCTATAGATACTAATTTGGAGTTTAGTTTGATGAAAGTTTCTTTAGTCAAACTCCTTTGGTTGATATAGTGATTTGAATGAATTTGAAGACAAGTTAAACCTACAAGATGTCTAATCTATCATTATTGATGCATATGTTAAAGCAAGCTAATTTAGTGGTGATGTAATGAATGATTGGTACTAATGAACTATTAgaatttttcttctaaaaatatcCCATTCACACATTTTGTGCTTAAGTTTGACAATTAGTTATCAATTTAAGTTGTTAAACTTGTAGAATTTATGTAATCTATCATTAttgatgcatatgttaaaatgaGCTAATTTAGTGATGATGTAAGTGAATCAAATTAGATTGCTAAAATGAATTAGATTTTATCTTCTAAAAACACCTCACTCACACATTGTGCTCATGTTTGACAATTAATGATCAATTTAAGTtgttaaatttatgaaatttatgagAGGTGGTAGCAATTCATAATTAAAAGGTAATCAACTATTAAGAATTGGTTCTCGCTTCATAATGACGCCTTTTTTTATGTTTTGCAATCCTTTTTGAAAGaatgatttaataaataaattagccttggttaatcttttttattgaaataattcaagaagtaaaatatgcaagaagAGGATAGTCTAGAGATTGCCAAAAAAGAAGCTACAACTATAACAATATCAATTGCCAAAACAAAATAACTAGTCCTCAAACAAAAACAAGTATAACAATTAATCTCTCTTAAAACACCTCCAAAACAAAACAATGTCTTGAAAaatttatatattgaatatttGATAGCACCACATAGCACATCATATGGTGTATCGAAATTCATTTCAAATATATGAATCAAATTTAGTATATAATCGATTTGTTATATTATTTATGTACATATTTTAGTGTCTTGCATATGTAGTCATATTTATGGAATAATGATAAACAACTTCAGAAAATGTCACTAACTTAATGGAACAACTGAAATATTGCTAACTTAATGAGACAACTGAAAGAAAATGGTTTGTGAACTAACAATGTCTTAAGAAGACATTGTGATAATACACTATAAAGGGTTGAGTTGATGTTGAGTGTTTGGTAAAGGATAAATGAGGAGTGTTGAAAGGTGGTCACAATGTAAGGAGGGTGGTTTGTATTGAGTAAAAGAGGAGGGGCGACCAATGGTATGAGAGAAAGGGCgtaaaagcaaaagaaaaaaataCTGGAAGTTCAAGCCCTATGGAATGCAACAGATCTGCAAATTCGAGCAGCGTGAAGCTTTGTTACATTTTGTTTTATCTGGTACTAGAAGTAGATGAAAACAGTTACAGTATATTTGAAAAACACAAATTATAAATTTCATATGCACCAGCCGGGAATCGAACCCGGGTCTGTACCGTGGCAGGGTACTATTCTACCACTAGACCTCTGGTGCGGAGATAAACAAAAATGAAGCTGATGTATTTGACACATG
This genomic stretch from Cryptomeria japonica chromosome 8, Sugi_1.0, whole genome shotgun sequence harbors:
- the LOC131067680 gene encoding glutamate decarboxylase 4 isoform X3; this translates as MALSKATAHSDDSVHCMFGSRYVQQSLPRFRMPDMSIPKDAAYQIISDELMLDGNPRLNLASFVTTWMEPECDKLIMQGINKNYVDMDEYPVTTELQVCWEKFARYFEVELKEVKLQEGYYVMDPVKAVDMVDENTICVAAILGSTYNGEFEDVKLLNDLLTEKNKKTGWDTPIHVDAASGGFIAPFLYPDLEWDFRLPLVKSINVSGHKYGLVYAGIGWVIWRAKQDLPEELIFHINYLGADQPTFTLNFSKGASQIIAQYYQLIRLGFEGYRNIMANCAANAKALADGLVRTGRFNILSKEMGVPLVAFSLKDRSQHDEYEIADHLRRFGWIVPAYTMAPDAQHVSLLRVVVREDFNRSLAERLVRDIEKVVHELDGLPSKLVRDVTATLVEKHPDWKDSAAAPLDNGKLRSAFEEVIASQKAVKAWKKFVQNKANRVC
- the LOC131067680 gene encoding glutamate decarboxylase 4 isoform X4, which gives rise to MALSRATSDSDGSVHGTFGSRYVQQSLPKFRMPDMSIPKDAAYQIISDELMLDGNPRLNLASFVTTWMEPECDKLIMQGINKNYVDMDEYPVTTELQVCWEKFARYFEVELKEVKLQEGYYVMDPVKAVDMVDENTICVAAILGSTYNGEFEDVKLLNDLLTEKNKKTGWDTPIHVDAASGGFIAPFLYPDLEWDFRLPLVKSINVSGHKYGLVYAGIGWVIWRAKQDLPEELIFHINYLGADQPTFTLNFSKGASQIIAQYYQLIRLGFEGYRNIMANCAANAKALADGLVRTGRFNILSKEMGVPLVAFSLKDRSQHDEYEIADHLRRFGWIVPAYTMAPDAQHVSLLRVVVREDFNRSLAERLVRDIEKVVHELDGLPSKLVRDVTATLVEKHPDWKDSAAAPLDNGKLRSAFEEVIASQKAVKAWKKFVQNKANRVC